From Flavobacterium lipolyticum, one genomic window encodes:
- a CDS encoding chromate resistance protein ChrB domain-containing protein produces MKWITRERPKIDRIACPWLIRNFVDPEAEFIYVPFDQVLDKAKELNAVPFDIPNVEFTHYQEQCTFDYIVKKYKIEDPAISIMAGIVRGADTDRHEIAKESAGLWAVSAGLSHNITDDYKLLETGMVLYDALYRWASHLYKQKHLKNSPFENLLHEVYNKFLKDKKTTGKTPSWVKDLKNLIQDQIDAQFTFDLKKISGELDLNPSYLSREFSKYFEDLNFGDYVRKQRIEKAVNLIENTTYTLTEIAYRTGFSDQSHFTRIFKLQTGKNPSAYRKKIQKK; encoded by the coding sequence ATGAAATGGATCACCAGAGAAAGGCCAAAAATAGACCGAATTGCATGCCCATGGCTTATTAGAAATTTTGTAGATCCTGAGGCTGAATTTATTTACGTCCCTTTTGATCAGGTTCTGGACAAAGCAAAAGAATTAAATGCCGTTCCTTTTGATATTCCAAATGTTGAATTCACACATTATCAGGAGCAGTGCACCTTCGATTATATTGTAAAAAAATATAAAATCGAAGATCCCGCTATTTCCATCATGGCAGGAATTGTACGCGGGGCTGATACCGATCGTCATGAAATTGCAAAAGAATCTGCCGGACTCTGGGCGGTGTCTGCCGGACTTTCGCATAATATTACCGATGATTATAAACTCCTTGAAACCGGAATGGTGCTCTATGACGCACTTTACAGGTGGGCTTCACATCTATATAAACAGAAACATCTGAAGAACAGTCCCTTTGAGAACCTGCTACACGAAGTTTACAACAAGTTTCTTAAAGACAAAAAAACAACCGGAAAAACACCATCCTGGGTAAAAGACCTCAAAAATCTTATTCAGGACCAGATTGATGCTCAGTTTACTTTCGACCTTAAAAAAATATCGGGTGAACTCGATTTGAACCCATCCTACCTGTCGAGAGAATTTTCTAAATATTTTGAAGATTTAAATTTCGGGGACTATGTCAGAAAACAAAGGATTGAAAAAGCGGTAAATCTTATTGAGAATACTACCTATACTTTGACGGAGATTGCCTATAGAACCGGATTTTCAGACCAAAGCCATTTTACAAGAATTTTTAAACTTCAAACCGGAAAGAATCCGTCGGCGTACAGAAAAAAAATCCAAAAAAAGTAA
- a CDS encoding chromate transporter: protein MNENPKYTLRELTLYFLKLGTTGFGGPVALVGYMHKDLVENRKWISEDEYREGLALAQLAPGPLAAQLGIYIGFVHYRFLGATLIGIAFVLPSFLMVLLLGIIYKLYGGLSWIQAVFYGVGAAVIGIIALSSYKLTLKSIGQLNWESMKSKWLLWLFFILAVFITYITEQEQVLLFIAAGLLYMVIKAPPKWWNSKTVNSFSLVFLLTGFSSYESSTLTKIAVFFAKAGTFVFGSGLAIVPFLHSGVVIENQWLTEQQFLDSVAVAMITPGPVVITVGFIGYLVNGFLGALVAALATFLPCYLFTIAMAPSFKKIAQNKPVKAFVEGITAAVIGALVGSVMVIAKRSIIDIPTALVAIITIFALLYIKKIQEPYIIVAAAVLGIIIKLVII from the coding sequence ATGAACGAAAATCCCAAATATACATTACGGGAATTAACACTTTATTTTTTAAAGCTTGGTACTACAGGTTTTGGCGGTCCCGTTGCTCTGGTGGGCTATATGCACAAAGATCTGGTTGAGAACCGAAAGTGGATATCAGAGGACGAATACCGCGAAGGACTCGCTCTGGCTCAGCTTGCTCCGGGGCCTTTGGCGGCTCAGCTTGGAATTTATATTGGTTTTGTACATTACCGCTTTCTTGGTGCGACATTAATTGGAATTGCCTTTGTTCTGCCTTCTTTTTTAATGGTCCTTTTATTAGGGATCATTTATAAACTCTACGGAGGCCTGTCCTGGATTCAGGCAGTATTTTACGGAGTTGGAGCAGCTGTAATCGGAATTATAGCATTAAGTTCTTATAAACTTACTTTAAAATCCATTGGGCAGCTGAACTGGGAATCAATGAAATCTAAGTGGCTGCTTTGGCTCTTTTTTATTCTTGCCGTTTTTATTACTTATATTACAGAACAGGAACAAGTCCTTTTATTTATTGCAGCCGGTCTTTTATACATGGTAATTAAAGCGCCTCCTAAATGGTGGAATAGCAAAACTGTAAACTCTTTTTCTTTAGTTTTTTTACTAACAGGGTTTTCGAGCTATGAAAGTTCTACTCTTACTAAAATTGCTGTTTTCTTTGCTAAAGCAGGAACTTTTGTATTTGGAAGCGGTCTGGCGATAGTACCTTTTCTACACTCAGGAGTTGTAATCGAAAATCAATGGCTTACTGAGCAACAATTTCTGGATTCGGTTGCTGTTGCTATGATTACACCTGGTCCGGTCGTAATAACGGTTGGTTTTATTGGATATTTGGTCAATGGCTTTTTAGGCGCATTAGTAGCTGCGCTAGCCACTTTCCTTCCCTGCTATCTCTTTACCATTGCAATGGCGCCTTCTTTTAAAAAAATAGCACAAAACAAACCCGTTAAAGCATTTGTCGAAGGTATTACAGCGGCTGTGATAGGTGCTCTTGTCGGATCTGTAATGGTTATAGCTAAAAGAAGTATAATAGACATTCCAACGGCTCTAGTAGCAATTATCACAATTTTTGCACTACTTTATATAAAGAAAATTCAGGAACCCTATATTATTGTCGCAGCGGCTGTTCTAGGAATAATCATTAAATTAGTAATAATATGA
- a CDS encoding superoxide dismutase produces the protein MDAETLHLHYAFHHGGAVKGANKDLQMIKKALEENNLETIDFWTKKLSYHFSSHILHSIFWTNLTNKANAPKGNLLKRIEKSFGSFDKLKVLIAATSKNVDGNGWGILAYQPYSDSLVVLHCENHEKLTQWGAVPILVIDVWEHAYYLKYKNKRTDFVDALFNIINWDNVALRLNDAEKLIL, from the coding sequence ATGGACGCAGAAACACTTCACCTGCATTATGCCTTTCACCATGGCGGTGCTGTAAAAGGAGCTAATAAAGACCTTCAAATGATAAAAAAGGCATTGGAAGAAAACAATCTAGAAACAATAGATTTTTGGACCAAAAAATTATCGTATCACTTTTCTTCTCATATTCTTCATTCTATCTTTTGGACCAATCTTACCAATAAAGCTAATGCACCCAAAGGCAATCTGCTCAAAAGGATTGAAAAAAGTTTTGGAAGCTTTGATAAGCTCAAAGTGCTTATCGCTGCAACATCTAAAAATGTAGACGGAAATGGATGGGGAATACTCGCCTACCAACCCTACAGTGACAGTCTTGTAGTACTTCATTGTGAAAATCACGAAAAACTAACCCAATGGGGTGCGGTTCCAATTTTGGTAATTGATGTATGGGAACACGCATACTATCTTAAATATAAAAACAAACGCACTGATTTTGTTGACGCATTATTCAATATTATAAACTGGGATAATGTAGCATTGAGGCTGAATGATGCTGAAAAATTAATCTTATAA
- a CDS encoding amidohydrolase family protein, whose amino-acid sequence MKNRGFKQSQYISPMRDAVDAGLKPTNHTDFVVVPLDQMMVLWSAVNRISRGGETVGADQRVTPYEGLRAMTINVASQYDETHRKGSLTAGKLADLVILDKNPLKVDGMKIKDIKVLQTIKNGKSIYRRE is encoded by the coding sequence TTGAAAAATCGGGGATTTAAACAATCACAATATATAAGCCCGATGAGAGATGCTGTTGATGCAGGATTAAAACCTACTAATCATACTGATTTTGTCGTTGTGCCGCTTGATCAGATGATGGTTTTATGGTCCGCGGTAAACAGAATTTCCAGAGGAGGAGAAACAGTTGGAGCTGACCAAAGGGTTACTCCGTATGAAGGCCTGCGGGCAATGACTATTAATGTTGCCTCACAGTATGATGAAACACACAGAAAAGGCAGTTTGACAGCCGGTAAACTTGCCGATTTAGTTATTTTAGATAAAAATCCATTAAAAGTAGATGGTATGAAAATAAAAGATATTAAGGTTTTGCAAACGATTAAGAATGGAAAATCAATATATAGAAGAGAATAA
- a CDS encoding T9SS type A sorting domain-containing protein, whose translation MKIIILFIFLLINSKCISQIYFSPNTNMYVKNEVLYVQQSINLALNSNLYLRNNSQLLQGTTGNSTNSGLGTLSVYQRGTSDNFDYNYWCSPVGNATNSSGNENFGITLLSRPTTEIASVASTILPVSNSDGTSNPLAIASKWVYKLINANNYSQWIFVGGSTILAPGEGFSMKGTSGTDSTDPEGTGVTNNSGGSQRYDFRGKPNDGNITISLGANNATLTGNPYPSALHLNAFLLDPSNANTGGIAYFWEQDKTVNTHTLVNYKGGYGAYSPISLGSNGIYVPATFNTYNPDGSVNNTGLSSGLVIQRKYSPIGQGFVINATASGTATFKNAHRAFYKQGSGLSQFEKHIPKEKSVKGIEATEGISYLKLNVIINNEFTRQLALVFVSRATDGVDIGIDALGMDELPNDVNFLIENNNYIIQGLNFDAEKKIPIIVKATTNTTFKFKIPEVINWEASQMIYLYDALNNSFHDIKNGMYEVNLEKGVYTDRFKITFKDDKTLNTSEKNYNPFFINQDNINNSLKVSNPKNLSLRTFKLYEITGKVILHKENLGTEQNYIFSTNGLSNGVYIAQFLTLNNERFTEKIIILNSKN comes from the coding sequence ATGAAGATCATAATTCTATTTATTTTCCTGTTGATTAATTCAAAATGTATCTCACAAATTTATTTCAGTCCAAATACGAACATGTATGTAAAGAATGAAGTGTTATATGTTCAACAGAGTATCAACTTAGCTTTGAATTCTAATCTCTACCTACGTAATAATTCACAATTGTTGCAGGGAACAACAGGGAATTCAACTAATTCGGGATTGGGTACATTGTCAGTTTATCAAAGGGGAACTTCAGATAATTTCGATTATAATTATTGGTGTTCTCCTGTTGGAAACGCCACGAATTCATCCGGAAATGAAAACTTTGGTATTACATTGCTGAGCAGACCTACCACGGAAATTGCTTCAGTAGCATCAACAATTTTACCCGTAAGTAATTCCGATGGAACTTCCAATCCTCTGGCAATAGCATCAAAATGGGTTTATAAACTCATAAATGCCAATAATTATTCGCAATGGATTTTTGTTGGGGGATCTACTATTTTAGCACCTGGTGAAGGTTTTTCAATGAAAGGAACAAGTGGAACTGATTCAACCGATCCTGAGGGAACCGGTGTTACAAATAATTCCGGCGGGTCACAAAGATATGATTTTAGAGGAAAACCAAATGATGGCAATATTACTATTTCCTTAGGGGCTAATAATGCCACTTTAACCGGAAATCCATATCCATCAGCTTTACATTTAAATGCTTTTCTTTTAGATCCTTCTAATGCAAATACAGGTGGTATTGCTTACTTCTGGGAACAAGATAAGACAGTAAACACACACACCTTAGTAAATTACAAAGGGGGCTATGGTGCATATTCTCCAATCAGTTTAGGTTCCAATGGTATATATGTACCGGCCACTTTCAATACTTATAATCCGGATGGCTCAGTAAACAACACGGGACTGTCTTCCGGACTTGTAATACAAAGAAAATATTCTCCAATTGGCCAGGGGTTTGTAATTAATGCGACCGCTAGCGGGACTGCGACGTTTAAAAATGCCCATAGGGCATTTTACAAACAAGGAAGTGGTTTGTCACAGTTTGAAAAACATATTCCTAAAGAAAAGAGCGTCAAAGGAATTGAAGCCACTGAGGGGATTTCATACCTTAAATTAAATGTTATAATCAATAATGAGTTTACCAGACAATTAGCTCTTGTATTTGTCTCTCGCGCAACAGATGGAGTTGATATTGGTATTGATGCGCTAGGTATGGATGAACTTCCTAATGATGTGAACTTTTTAATAGAAAATAATAATTATATCATTCAGGGTTTAAATTTTGATGCTGAAAAAAAAATCCCCATAATCGTAAAAGCAACTACCAATACTACCTTTAAATTCAAGATTCCCGAGGTAATAAATTGGGAAGCTTCGCAAATGATTTACCTCTATGATGCACTGAATAATTCTTTTCATGACATAAAAAATGGAATGTATGAGGTAAATCTTGAAAAGGGCGTTTATACAGATCGTTTTAAAATTACATTCAAAGACGATAAAACACTTAATACCAGTGAAAAAAACTATAATCCGTTTTTCATTAATCAGGATAATATCAATAATAGTTTAAAAGTATCTAATCCCAAAAATCTTTCTTTAAGAACGTTTAAGCTTTATGAAATAACCGGGAAAGTTATTCTGCATAAAGAAAATCTGGGAACAGAACAAAATTATATTTTTTCAACCAATGGATTAAGCAATGGAGTTTATATTGCCCAATTTTTAACTCTGAATAATGAAAGATTCACGGAGAAAATAATCATTTTAAACTCTAAAAATTAA